In Candidatus Cloacimonadota bacterium, the sequence CCCATGCGCACCCTGGATGAAATCAAGACCGACATCTATGCCCTGGAGCAGGAGACCGAAGGGCTACTGGAACAGATTGTCGGGGAGGCTGAGTGATGAAGCTGGCCTGTTATCCAGAATACAAGGATTCCGGGCAGCCGTTTTTGGGCGATATTCCGGCTCACTGGAATTTGTTCCGGAATGGCCGTCTGTTCTGTCAGCGCAACGAGACCGGGTTTGGGGAACTACCCATCCTTGAGGTGTCATTGAAAACCGGTGTCCGCGTGCGCGACATGGAGAACTTGAAGCGCAAGCAGGTGATGGGCGACCGGGAAAAATACAAGCGAGCGGCTCAGGGGGATATTGCCTACAATATGATGCGCATGTGGCAAGGGGCCGTTGGCGTCGCGCCTGTCGATGGGCTGGTCAGCCCTGCCTATGTCGTTGTGCGACCCTTTCCCGAGGTGGACTGCCGCTACTTCAGCTTTCTGTTCCGCACTGCCTCCTACATGAACGAGGTGGACGCCTGTTCCCGGGGCATCGTGAAAGACCGCAACCGGCTTTACTGGCAGGATTTCAAGCGCATGCCGTCACCCGTTCCTCCGATTGAGGAACAGCGACACATCACCAGATTTCTCGATGCGGTCGGTAGTAAGGCCCAACGGTTCATCCGCAACAAGCGGCGGCTCATTGAACTTCTCAAGGAGCAGAAGCAGAACGTCATCAACCAGGCCGTGACCCGGGGGCTTGATCCCAAGGTCAAGTTCAAGCCCAGCGGCGTGGAATGGATCGGAGATATTCCGGAGCATTGGGAGATCGCACCACTCAAGCATTTAGCCAGCATCAATGCCCGTGTCCTGCCTGAATCAACCGATGAGAATTACACCTTCAAATATTGCGACATCAGCTCTGTCGGCACCGGCCGTCTTACAGGGGAGCCTGAAACGCTACGTTTCGGCCAAGCTCCGTCTCGTGCTCGGAGAATACTGAAAAAAGGTGACACGATTCTTTCTACGGTTCGCACTTACCTCAAAGCAGTTTATTACGTCGCTGACGAGGTCGAAGACTGGATCGCATCGACAGGTTTCGCTGCGCTAACGCCCAAGAAAGAAATACATCCACCTTTTTTGGGTCTGCTGATCCAAAGCGGCAATTTCATCAACCGGGTTATTC encodes:
- a CDS encoding restriction endonuclease subunit S; translated protein: MKLACYPEYKDSGQPFLGDIPAHWNLFRNGRLFCQRNETGFGELPILEVSLKTGVRVRDMENLKRKQVMGDREKYKRAAQGDIAYNMMRMWQGAVGVAPVDGLVSPAYVVVRPFPEVDCRYFSFLFRTASYMNEVDACSRGIVKDRNRLYWQDFKRMPSPVPPIEEQRHITRFLDAVGSKAQRFIRNKRRLIELLKEQKQNVINQAVTRGLDPKVKFKPSGVEWIGDIPEHWEIAPLKHLASINARVLPESTDENYTFKYCDISSVGTGRLTGEPETLRFGQAPSRARRILKKGDTILSTVRTYLKAVYYVADEVEDWIASTGFAALTPKKEIHPPFLGLLIQSGNFINRVIRESIGVAYPAIAETKLGTLHLAYPVSFEEQQEILEHIADSSKAIDQAITRTEREIALMREYRIRLISDVVTGQVDVRGIEVPDVAEDELLALDEDTAESDDVIDDEGDMDETD